From a single Brassica napus cultivar Da-Ae chromosome C9, Da-Ae, whole genome shotgun sequence genomic region:
- the LOC125592304 gene encoding protein RNA-directed DNA methylation 3-like, with protein MDRKGKGKQIAGAGSSSGKKRKGGVEFRDEGLRISSKRKKPGVLQFFEESAEVGYYGGSSDEECDMDDLFNDMEDEPEVETSGKDDKGGKGKGSSSFVFPKEEEMNEDDYDRMMEERYKPGSGFVRYAADDVKSSIEMDALVPTAHDPPIWKIKCAIGREKHSVFCLMHKFVELRKIGTKLRILSVFFVEHVKGFIFIEADKEQDVLEACMSLNGIYATRMMLLPKSEAPHLLTVQRKTKTFSEGTWARIKSGKYKGDLAQVVAVSDTRGKALIKLIPRIDIAALTQKYGGGVAVQKGLNPAPRLISSSELEEFRPIIQVRRDRDTGMTFEHLDSLMLKDGFVYKKVSLDSLTSCGVKPSKEEILKFTPLEEKETGDVEWISEIYGEEKKKKKSIPAGKGVEKGEASGGGKGEGSSESQSESSHELYNLVCFSRKDFGLIVGVDDKGDGYKVLKEGSDGPVVVSVGKKEMQEPFDSKFSALDLNNKQISIGDVVKIAKGPSEGKQGAVRQVYRGIIFLYAEGEEENGGYLCCKSQSCEKVKLFTEESNDKTGGFDASAFGDSTSSPKSPLSPEKEWQQQPKEKYINSNQGDKGSMYSIGQKLRIRVGPLKGYLCRVIGLRYSDITVKLDSQHKIFTVKSEHLAEVRDRNTMPSTSVDAGMGSFQQFDMLGTTEGNNGDWAKGAGTSEDNTSTWGNTAAENKPDSAGDQSGGWNAWGKPPAPEASTVGVWGDACAPKVEASWGKQGASTSNVEDSGSWGEHGGSSDGNKQNDDSVWGKLVEESSQKKEESSWGKKTGSDSDLGKGNGESTWGNKDGNSSASNKEGVSWGQQDKGSDGNQGGSSWGKKNDSVKDDGGSSWGKKDDGGSTWGKKDDGGSSWGKKVDDVIKDGGSSWGKKVEGNKDDGGSSWVKKVDCNKDDGESAWGKKVDCNKDDGGSAWGKKVDCNKDDGGSSWGKKDDGNKDEGSSWGKKVESGYSWGNKDGGSSWAKKDDGGSSWGKKDDGGYPEQTFDRGGREFGGRRGGGRRGGRDQFGRGRSFGHSEDQAPWSKPGGGGGSSWGKQDNGGGGSSWGKDNDAGGGSSWSKQNNAGGGGGSSWSKDNDAGGGGGSSWGKQNNAGGGGGSSWIKDNDAGGGSSWGKQNNSGGGGSNWGQEKDAGGGSSWGKQGSDAGGSSWGKKNDAGGGGSSWGKQGSDGGGSSWGKKSDVGGGGSSFGQENNAGGGSSWGKQGSDGGGSSWGKKNDAGGGGGSSWGQQGGGGGSAWGKQNNDGGGGQSWSKQDDGGSKPWGEQSGGRGFGGRRGGGFRGGFRGGRNQSGRDGGGRSFESSGWKRDNQENTTWKSNNQSGGSDWKKGWGEDSNSAKPSDSSSAGGNWGSWDTSSKKETNAGGAWGSNSKKETIAGDGDKPSNENKAAAWGTANDQENAGNNNDGWGKKPSDDVKTSGEADNAWGGKTNAGASSSSGSAW; from the exons ATGGATCGCAAGGGAAAGGGAAAACAGATCGCCGGAGCTGGATCCTCTTCCGGAAAGAAACGAAAAGGAGGAGTCGAGTTTAGAGACGAAGGCTTGAGGATTAGCAGTAAGCGTAAAAAACCAGGGGTTCTTCAGTTCTTCGAGGAATCCGCCGAGGTTGGTTACTATGGAGGTAGCTCCGACGAGGAATGCGACATGGATGATTTATTTAACG ATATGGAAGATGAGCCTGAGGTGGAGACAAGTGGAAAGGATGACAAGGGGGGAAAGGGAAAAGGCAGCTCTTCCTTTGTTTTCCCTAAGGAAGAGGAGATGAATGAGGATGACTACGATAGAATGATGGAAGAAAGATACAAGCCTGGTTCTGGGTTTGTTAGATATGCTGCTGATGATGTGAAAAGTTCCATCGAGATGGATGCTCTTGTTCCTACTGCTCATGATCCTCCGATATGGAAAATAAAGTGTGCG ATTGGAAGGGAGAAGCATTCAGTCTTCTGTCTCATGCACAAATTTGTAGAGCTGCGGAAGATAGGGACCAAACTACGGATCTTGTCCGTGTTCTTTGTGGAGCATGTCAAGGGGTTTATCTTCATAGAAGCTGACAAGGAACAGGATGTTCTTGAG GCATGCATGAGTTTGAATGGCATCTACGCCACTCGGATGATGCTACTTCCTAAATCTGAAGCTCCACATCTGCTTACTGTacaaagaaaaaccaaaaccttTTCCGAGGGAACATGGGCTCGTATTAAGAGTGGTAAATACAAAGGAGATCTTGCTCAG GTTGTGGCTGTGAGTGACACTCGGGGAAAAGCTCTGATAAAGTTGATTCCAAGGATTGATATAGCGGCACTGACCCAAAAATAT GGTGGAGGTGTTGCTGTCCAAAAAGGCCTGAACCCAGCTCCAAGATTGATCAGCTCAAGCGAGCTTGA GGAGTTCAGACCCATCATTCAAGTGAGACGTGATCGTGACACTGGAATGACTTTTGAGCATCTTGATAGCCTGATGCTGAAAGATGGCTTCGTGTACAAAAAAGTATCCTTGGATTCACTCACTTCCTGTGGGGTTAAACCGTCAAAGGAGGAGATACTAAAATTCACTCCTTTAGAAGAGAAAGAAACTGGTGACGTGGAGTGGATTTCCGAAATTTATggtgaagaaaagaagaagaagaagagtattCCCGCTGGCAAAGGGGTTGAGAAAGGAGAAGCATCAGGGGGTGGAAAAGGAGAAGGATCTTCAGAATCTCAGTCAGAGAGTAGCCATGAGTTATATAATCTAGTTTGTTTCAG TCGAAAAGACTTTGGTCTGATTGTGGGAGTGGATGACAAAGGTGACGGTTACAAG GTTCTGAAAGAAGGTTCTGATGGACCTGTTGTAGTCAGTGTTGGAAAAAAGGAGATGCAGGAACCGTTCGATTCAAAATTTTCTGCCCTGGATCTAAATAACAAACAGATTTCGATCGGTGATGTTGTGAAGATAGCCAAAGGCCCATCTGAG GGTAAACAAGGAGCTGTGAGGCAAGTGTACAGAGGGATTATATTTCTTTATGCGGAGGGTGAGGAAGAAAATGGTGGATACTTGTGTTGCAAATCACAATCGTGTGAGAAAGTTAAACTTTTTACTGAAGAATCCAATGACAAG ACTGGTGGATTTGACGCTTCTGCTTTTGGAGATTCTACATCCTCTCCGAAATCGCCACTATCTCCTGAAAAAGAGTGGCAGCAGCAGCCCAAGGAGAAATACATTAACT CCAACCAGGGAGACAAAGGTAGCATGTATTCTATAGGCCAAAAGCTGAGGATACGTGTAGGTCCACTGAAGGGTTATCTCTGCCGTGTAATAGGGTTGCGTTATTCTGATATTACAGTCAAACTCGATTCCCAGCATAAAATTTTCACAG TTAAAAGTGAGCATCTTGCTGAGGTTCGTGATAGAAATACTATGCCAAGTACGAG TGTGGATGCTGGGATGGGTTCCTTTCAACAATTTGACATGCTTGGAACAACAGAAGGCAACAATGGAG ACTGGGCAAAAGGAGCAGGCACGTCTGAAGATAACACTTCAACGTGGGGCAACACAGCAGCTGAGAACAAACCTGACTCTGCTGGTGATCAATCAGGTGGTTGGAATGCCTGGGGTAAACCGCCTGCTCCTGAAGCTAGCACTGTTGGTGTTTGGGGAGATGCATGTGCTCCAAAAGTTGAAGCTTCTTGGGGAAAACAAGGAGCTTCAACTTCCAATGTTGAAGATTCAGGTTCTTGGGGTGAGCATGGTGGAAGCTCTGATGGTAACAAACAAAACGATGACTCAGTATGGGGTAAACTAGTTGAAGAATCAAGCCAGAAGAAAGAAGAATCTTCTTGGGGAAAGAAAACGGGATCAGATTCTGATTTGGGAAAAGGAAATGGAGAATCTACTTGGGGCAACAAAGATGGAAATTCCAGCGCAAGTAACAAAGAGGGAGTTTCCTGGGGGCAACAGGATAAAGGCTCTGACGGGAACCAGGGAGGATCATCGTGGGGTAAGAAGAACGACAGTGTTAAAGATGATGGAGGGTCTTCTTGGGGTAAGAAGGATGATGGAGGCTCAACGTGGGGTAAGAAGGACGATGGAGGATCTTCATGGGGTAAAAAGGTTGATGACGTTATCAAGGATGGAGGATCATCTTGGGGCAAAAAGGTTGAGGGTAATAAGGATGATGGAGGATCATCTTGGGTTAAAAAGGTTGACTGTAATAAGGATGATGGAGAATCAGCTTGGGGTAAAAAGGTTGACTGTAACAAGGATGATGGAGGATCAGCTTGGGGTAAAAAGGTTGACTGTAACAAGGATGATGGAGGATCGTCTTGGGGCAAAAAGGATGACGGTAATAAGGATGAAGGATCGTCTTGGGGTAAAAAGGTTGAGAGTGGATATTCTTGGGGGAACAAAGATGGTGGTTCTTCTTGGGCCAAAAAGGACGATGGGGGATCTTCATGGGGTAAAAAGGATGATGGAGGGTACCCAGAACAAACATTTGATAGGGGAGGACGTGAGTTTGGTGGTAGAAGAGGTGGCGGTCGTCGAGGTGGTAGGGATCAGTTTGGGAGGGGAAGATCCTTTGGTCATTCGGAG GATCAAGCTCCATGGAGTAAACCAGGTGGTGGTGGCGGTTCAAGCTGGGGTAAGCAAGACAATGGTGGAGGCGGTTCAAGCTGGGGTAAAGATAATGATGCTGGTGGTGGATCTAGCTGGAGCAAGCAAAATAATGCTGGTGGTGGCGGCGGTTCAAGCTGGAGTAAAGATAATGAtgctggtggtggtggtggatctAGCTGGGGCAAGCAGAATAATGCTGGTGGTGGCGGCGGTTCAAGCTGGATTAAAGATAATGATGCTGGTGGTGGATCTAGCTGGGGCAAGCAGAATAATTCTGGTGGTGGCGGTTCAAACTGGGGTCAAGAGAAGGATGCTGGTGGTGGATCCAGCTGGGGTAAGCAAGGCAGTGATGCCGGAGGCTCTAGCTGGGGGAAGAAAAATGATGCTGGTGGTGGCGGTTCAAGCTGGGGAAAGCAAGGCAGTGATGGGGGAGGCTCTAGCTGGGGGAAGAAAAGTGatgttggtggtggtggttcaaGCTTTGGTCAAGAGAATAATGCTGGTGGTGGATCGAGCTGGGGAAAGCAAGGCAGTGACGGCGGAGGGTCTAGCTGGGGGAAGAAAAATGATGCTGGTGGTGGCGGCGGTTCAAGCTGGGGTCAAcagggtggtggtggtggttctgCTTGGGGTAAGCAGAACAACGATGGTGGTGGAGGACAAAGCTGGTCCAAACAAGATGATGGCGGTTCTAAACCGTGGGGAGAACAGAGTGGTGGTCGTGGGtttggaggaagaagaggaggggGATTCCGAGGAGGTTTCCGCGGAGGTAGAAACCAATCAGGTAGAGATGGAGGAGGACGCTCGTTTGAATCTTCTGGCTGGAAGAGAGACAATCAAGAAAACACCACTTGGAAGAGCAACAACCAGAGTGGTGGATCAGACTGGAAAAAAGGGTGGGGAGAGGATTCAAACAGTGCAAAGCCATCTGATTCATCATCAGCTGGTGGAAACTGGGGTAGCTGGGATACTAGTTCCAAGAAAGAAACCAATGCTGGTGGAGCCTGGGGTAGTAACTCAAAGAAGGAAACCATTGCTGGTGATGGTGACAAGCCAAGCAATGAAAACAAAGCAGCAGCTTGGGGAACCGCTAATGATCAGGAGAATGCAGGAAACAACAATGATGGTTGGGGCAAAAAGCCAAGTGATGATGTTAAAACGAGTGGAGAAGCTGATAATGCATGGGGAGGCAAAACAAACGCAGGAGCATCGTCATCAAGTGGCTCTGCGTGGTGA